A genomic window from Chloroflexota bacterium includes:
- a CDS encoding DUF1641 domain-containing protein, with protein MADDLALLHQKIDALTEQVAALTSYAVIQQKRLQEFEELKNDVIPMVNHMIKLTIDELAEIGTEFAVEDLFFLLKRVIRNTHLWLGMLDRIEALMGVTDEAELLGKQVFNVAVEQLDQFERNGYFEFAREGWRIVERIVTDFSQEDVQALGDNIVIILNTVRNMTQPEIMALANNAVGAIQEDIPDHGEVSTWALLRELGNPKVRRGMARLINLLKALDAQSNTQN; from the coding sequence ATGGCTGATGATCTGGCCCTACTTCACCAAAAAATTGACGCGCTGACCGAACAGGTCGCTGCGCTGACTTCGTATGCTGTAATTCAACAGAAACGACTGCAGGAATTCGAAGAGCTGAAGAATGATGTCATTCCGATGGTCAATCACATGATTAAACTGACCATCGACGAATTGGCAGAGATTGGCACCGAATTCGCGGTAGAAGACCTGTTCTTCCTGCTCAAAAGAGTCATCCGCAACACGCATCTTTGGCTGGGCATGTTAGACCGCATCGAAGCCCTGATGGGCGTGACGGACGAAGCCGAGTTACTCGGCAAGCAAGTCTTCAATGTGGCCGTCGAACAGCTTGACCAATTTGAACGCAATGGTTATTTTGAATTTGCTCGCGAAGGTTGGCGAATTGTCGAGCGCATCGTCACCGATTTTAGCCAGGAAGATGTTCAGGCGCTGGGCGACAATATTGTGATTATTCTAAACACTGTTCGCAATATGACCCAGCCTGAGATTATGGCTCTGGCAAATAATGCGGTGGGTGCCATCCAGGAAGACATTCCTGATCATGGTGAGGTTTCCACCTGGGCATTGCTGCGTGAGCTTGGCAACCCCAAAGTCCGCCGCGGCATGGCACGACTTATCAATTTACTCAAAGCACTAGATGCTCAATCCAACACACAAAACTAA
- a CDS encoding CoB--CoM heterodisulfide reductase iron-sulfur subunit A family protein produces MSESTNPKKRAEEIRIGVYTCYCGGNISDVVDCEHVSKVMGDMPNVVISRTDMSMCSDAGQALIEKDIAGKGINRVIVGACAPSLHEQTFRGTVARAGLNPYLYHHVGLREQDSWVSKCDCDGATCKALNLMAAGIAKTRLLEPLEPIRLAAEQHALVIGGGVAGLRTALDTARRGIRVTLIEKSPFLGGRMAQLSKIFPTDEDACTTLETLIQKVVSHPKITIFTQAEVTGVSGYVGDYQIKIQEQSRGIREDIAEAVLDANMPKVPDAFNYGLTERKVIYKAYPGCYPPTPAVDWENYDGEPIVINGQPTTFYNEPKNFDLKVGAIVVATGFTPYEPRLGEYGYKELPEVVTLPQLIRHLALDKTTPTLTWAGRAVNDIALIHCVGSRELEGVHKPQADGQVNNYCSRVCCTATLHMANELRERFPDTNIYDFYEDIRTYGRGHETYYQEALEGMVRFLRFHGNERPEVVAAPAGDTHPVLVRAKDHLTWGEELEVPVDLVVLAVGMLPTQIDDLVKMLKVSRSVDRFLAEVHPKLKPVETAVNGVILAGTAQGPMTIQESVAAASAAAVKVSVLLGQGEVQLDPFVAYVDPSKCDGTGDCIEVCKYEDAITMETVNVNGKDVRRAVVTPANCAGCGGCVSACPNRAIDIQGWTLDQYDAMVDAIALDLWELMEVPA; encoded by the coding sequence ATGTCTGAATCCACCAATCCTAAAAAGAGAGCTGAAGAAATCCGCATTGGCGTTTATACCTGCTATTGCGGCGGAAATATCAGTGATGTGGTTGATTGTGAGCATGTTTCAAAAGTAATGGGCGATATGCCAAATGTGGTCATCTCGCGAACAGATATGTCGATGTGCTCGGATGCGGGGCAAGCACTGATAGAGAAAGACATCGCCGGAAAAGGTATCAACCGCGTGATTGTGGGGGCGTGTGCGCCCTCGCTGCATGAGCAAACTTTTCGGGGAACAGTGGCTCGTGCGGGGCTGAATCCATATCTTTACCACCACGTTGGTTTGCGTGAGCAGGATAGCTGGGTTTCAAAATGCGACTGTGATGGTGCGACTTGCAAAGCTCTGAATCTGATGGCGGCGGGCATTGCCAAAACACGGCTGCTCGAACCGCTTGAGCCAATCCGCTTGGCGGCAGAACAACACGCACTGGTCATCGGCGGCGGCGTGGCGGGGTTACGCACTGCGCTGGATACAGCACGGCGCGGCATTCGCGTCACGTTGATTGAAAAATCACCCTTTTTAGGTGGACGCATGGCGCAGCTTAGCAAGATTTTCCCAACCGATGAAGATGCCTGTACCACGCTAGAAACGCTGATCCAAAAAGTGGTTTCGCATCCCAAAATCACGATCTTTACCCAAGCAGAAGTGACCGGTGTTTCTGGTTATGTGGGCGATTATCAAATCAAAATCCAAGAGCAATCGCGCGGTATTCGTGAAGATATTGCCGAAGCCGTGCTGGATGCAAATATGCCAAAAGTCCCCGATGCCTTCAATTATGGATTGACCGAGCGCAAGGTGATTTACAAGGCTTATCCGGGCTGCTACCCGCCCACCCCCGCGGTGGATTGGGAGAACTACGATGGCGAGCCGATTGTCATCAATGGGCAGCCGACCACCTTTTATAACGAACCCAAGAATTTCGACTTGAAAGTCGGCGCAATCGTCGTGGCAACCGGATTTACACCCTATGAACCGCGCCTTGGGGAATATGGCTACAAGGAACTCCCCGAGGTGGTCACGCTGCCCCAATTGATTCGCCATTTGGCATTGGATAAGACGACACCCACCCTGACCTGGGCTGGACGCGCGGTTAACGACATCGCCCTGATCCATTGCGTGGGCAGCCGAGAACTCGAAGGCGTTCACAAACCCCAGGCGGATGGGCAAGTCAACAACTACTGCTCCCGCGTTTGCTGCACGGCAACTTTACACATGGCAAACGAGCTACGTGAGCGTTTCCCCGACACCAATATTTACGATTTCTACGAAGACATCCGCACCTACGGGCGTGGACATGAAACCTATTATCAAGAAGCTCTCGAAGGCATGGTGCGCTTCCTGCGCTTCCACGGTAACGAGCGTCCCGAAGTGGTCGCCGCCCCTGCCGGAGATACTCATCCCGTGCTGGTACGCGCTAAAGATCATCTGACCTGGGGCGAAGAATTGGAAGTCCCTGTTGATTTAGTTGTATTGGCAGTCGGCATGTTGCCAACGCAAATTGACGACCTTGTAAAAATGCTCAAAGTCTCGCGCAGCGTAGATCGTTTCCTCGCAGAAGTGCATCCCAAATTGAAACCAGTCGAGACCGCCGTCAATGGCGTGATTTTGGCTGGCACAGCGCAAGGACCAATGACTATTCAAGAAAGTGTTGCGGCAGCTTCGGCGGCGGCGGTGAAAGTTTCCGTTTTGCTAGGGCAGGGAGAAGTGCAACTCGATCCATTTGTTGCCTATGTTGACCCATCAAAATGCGACGGGACGGGAGACTGCATCGAAGTCTGTAAGTACGAGGATGCGATAACGATGGAAACGGTCAACGTCAACGGAAAAGATGTGAGACGCGCTGTCGTCACCCCTGCAAATTGTGCGGGATGTGGCGGATGCGTGAGCGCCTGCCCGAATCGGGCTATCGACATCCAAGGCTGGACATTGGATCAATACGATGCCATGGTAGACGCTATCGCCCTTGATCTATGGGAATTGATGGAGGTGCCAGCATGA
- a CDS encoding peroxiredoxin, whose product MSEDIGKMVVVLNHDDAQSVMAALVMAASIATSGEEVFMFFQPGAAKVLVKGELEKFQGLKGQPDPLHLYESIQVLDGRIILCELGMPIHDINAEDLREGVEIMMASTFMFEIEGASLAFSY is encoded by the coding sequence TTGTCTGAAGATATTGGCAAAATGGTGGTTGTTCTCAACCACGACGACGCCCAAAGCGTCATGGCCGCGCTGGTTATGGCGGCTTCCATCGCCACGAGCGGGGAAGAAGTGTTCATGTTCTTCCAGCCTGGTGCGGCAAAAGTTTTGGTGAAGGGCGAACTGGAGAAATTCCAGGGGCTAAAAGGCCAGCCCGATCCGCTACACCTGTATGAATCCATTCAAGTACTTGATGGCCGCATAATCTTATGCGAACTCGGTATGCCCATTCATGACATCAACGCAGAAGACTTGCGCGAAGGCGTAGAAATCATGATGGCATCCACATTCATGTTCGAAATTGAAGGCGCATCACTCGCCTTCAGCTACTAA
- a CDS encoding 4Fe-4S dicluster domain-containing protein, with product MATRVDPTLLKELKKFGAIGVEKCFNCGNCTAICPLTSDEYAFPRNMIRMVQIGHKERMSQSLDPWLCYYCGDCSETCPKGAEPGETMMAARRWLTARYDWTGLAGKFYTSKVWEFGSMILLAILVMLAFVFFSGPMVTDSVELNTFAPLHVVHMADWIMAGFLLLFIGGNILTMYKKVMLSGNQTAIPLSIYISEAWQLIVHGLTQKEWDTCVEEDVENKEMTQERIARITHLLLVSGYGLMLVLIIFFLSWFQTDNIYPLYHPQRWLGYYATIVLLWGAGYALWGRIKKGIQAHRFSHASDWIFPVLLFAVALTGILLHIFRYMGLPLPTYYIYIIHMAFTAPMLILEVPFGKWAHLYYRPLAIYFKAVKVRAEEHNRELAGAVAAAAD from the coding sequence ATGGCAACTCGAGTTGACCCTACTCTTCTGAAAGAATTGAAAAAATTCGGCGCAATCGGCGTTGAGAAATGCTTCAACTGCGGCAACTGTACCGCCATCTGCCCGCTCACCAGCGATGAATACGCTTTTCCACGCAACATGATCCGCATGGTACAGATCGGGCATAAAGAACGAATGTCGCAAAGCCTCGATCCGTGGCTCTGCTATTACTGCGGCGATTGTTCGGAGACCTGCCCGAAAGGCGCAGAACCTGGCGAAACGATGATGGCTGCCCGCCGCTGGCTAACCGCTCGATACGATTGGACGGGGCTGGCAGGAAAGTTCTATACCTCCAAAGTCTGGGAATTCGGCTCGATGATTTTACTTGCCATTCTCGTCATGCTGGCTTTCGTCTTCTTTAGCGGACCAATGGTGACGGATAGCGTGGAACTCAACACCTTTGCCCCGCTCCACGTCGTCCACATGGCAGATTGGATCATGGCAGGCTTCCTGCTGCTCTTCATCGGCGGCAATATCCTGACCATGTACAAGAAAGTCATGCTTTCTGGCAATCAGACCGCTATCCCGCTCTCAATTTATATCTCAGAAGCCTGGCAATTGATTGTTCACGGGCTGACCCAAAAAGAATGGGATACCTGCGTAGAAGAAGATGTTGAAAATAAAGAGATGACGCAGGAACGCATCGCCCGCATTACCCACCTGCTGCTTGTCAGCGGCTACGGGCTGATGCTCGTGCTGATCATCTTCTTCCTCTCCTGGTTCCAGACCGACAATATCTATCCGCTCTACCATCCGCAGCGTTGGCTCGGCTATTACGCCACTATCGTCTTGCTTTGGGGCGCGGGATATGCCCTCTGGGGACGCATTAAAAAGGGAATTCAAGCGCATCGCTTCTCGCACGCCAGCGATTGGATCTTCCCTGTGCTGCTCTTCGCAGTCGCCCTCACCGGCATCCTGCTGCACATCTTCCGCTATATGGGGCTGCCACTGCCAACCTATTACATCTACATCATCCACATGGCATTCACCGCTCCGATGCTCATTCTCGAAGTTCCCTTCGGCAAATGGGCACACCTCTACTACCGTCCACTGGCAATTTATTTCAAGGCGGTCAAAGTTAGAGCGGAAGAACATAACCGAGAACTAGCTGGGGCAGTAGCCGCAGCAGCCGATTAG
- a CDS encoding TusE/DsrC/DsvC family sulfur relay protein: MSVLDNVNINEEGFMTDPGQWSKEIATEIAKGEGIAELTPEHWKVIEFCRATAEDSGAAPTLRQITKGTGISTKELFALYPKGPAKKVAKVSGLGKPEGCV; encoded by the coding sequence ATGTCTGTCTTAGATAATGTTAATATCAACGAAGAAGGTTTCATGACTGATCCAGGTCAGTGGAGCAAGGAAATTGCTACAGAAATCGCCAAGGGCGAAGGCATTGCGGAACTGACCCCCGAGCATTGGAAAGTCATCGAGTTCTGCCGCGCCACCGCGGAGGATTCCGGCGCAGCCCCTACATTGCGCCAGATCACCAAAGGGACGGGGATCTCCACAAAAGAACTGTTTGCGCTTTATCCAAAAGGTCCCGCCAAGAAAGTTGCTAAAGTTTCGGGACTTGGAAAACCTGAAGGCTGTGTATAA
- a CDS encoding LysR family transcriptional regulator, with product MIELTRLKTFIYAADELSFSEAARHLHITQPTVSHHIKALEKELDVQLFDRTGAGLRLTEAGRLLLPWARKVLRDSIELKGMMDALHDGVVGDLRIACSTTAGKYVLPQLAARFSQRYPGIQVSILRCTPEHIVPRLLDGEANLGVVSYEMYSEEMELQEFFEDAITMVVASDHPWALRSSIQPSEVIGEPILMREETAGTRRVVLSELAKHDISLEDLNIFMQLGNAEAIVRTVAAGYGISFVSSLATECLLESGKVVSVHVEGLELSRKIYMARKRLAPPHRPQEAFWGFVHDSANLDLLQLADAR from the coding sequence ATGATTGAGCTTACACGTCTTAAAACATTTATCTATGCGGCCGATGAACTCAGTTTCTCTGAGGCCGCGCGCCACTTGCATATAACTCAGCCCACGGTCAGCCACCATATTAAGGCGCTGGAAAAAGAACTAGATGTTCAATTGTTTGATCGTACTGGAGCAGGATTGCGCTTGACCGAGGCTGGGCGTTTGCTTTTACCCTGGGCAAGAAAAGTGCTACGCGATTCGATTGAACTTAAAGGGATGATGGACGCACTACATGATGGCGTAGTTGGTGATTTGCGAATTGCGTGTAGCACTACCGCTGGGAAATACGTTCTGCCTCAATTAGCAGCGCGTTTTTCGCAGCGCTACCCGGGTATTCAGGTAAGTATTTTGCGTTGTACGCCTGAGCATATTGTTCCCCGATTGCTGGATGGCGAAGCCAACTTGGGCGTTGTCAGTTACGAAATGTATTCAGAAGAGATGGAATTGCAAGAGTTCTTTGAAGATGCTATTACAATGGTAGTAGCTTCAGATCACCCTTGGGCTTTGCGTTCATCAATCCAGCCTTCAGAAGTGATTGGCGAACCGATATTAATGCGTGAAGAAACGGCAGGAACGCGGCGGGTGGTGCTATCGGAATTGGCGAAGCATGATATTAGCCTAGAAGATTTAAATATTTTCATGCAATTAGGTAATGCAGAAGCAATTGTGCGCACCGTCGCGGCTGGATATGGGATTTCATTTGTCTCGTCATTGGCGACTGAGTGCCTCTTAGAGAGTGGTAAGGTAGTTAGTGTTCATGTTGAGGGATTGGAACTTAGCCGCAAAATTTATATGGCGCGCAAACGTTTGGCACCCCCACATCGACCACAGGAGGCTTTCTGGGGATTTGTACATGATTCTGCAAATTTAGATTTGCTTCAGTTAGCCGATGCCCGTTAA
- a CDS encoding glycosyltransferase family 2 protein produces the protein MKLIININCHNEEQTLPQVLESIPRELPGISKITVQIIDDGSTDKTAEIARRYCAKLIQHKRNRGLGHAFKTGVEAAISSGCDIFVNTDGDNQYPAAYIPDLIQPILDSRADIVIGNRKPWALQHFSFIKRFFQRVGNFLVNQLIDTPIPDTISGFRAYSAYALMRLQPTIGFSYTLDTLVQAARKGLQILSVPINVNVPTRSSRLYKNIFQYIFRSSHNILWVYIVHEPFKTFNTAALFFLAPAAYLLVRFLSFYFHGQGGHIQSLIISAIGFSLAGILFSLGVIAKLVSYNRNFVEELLFQEKKRRWEAARSDRG, from the coding sequence ATGAAACTGATCATCAACATCAATTGCCACAACGAAGAGCAAACCTTGCCGCAGGTTCTTGAAAGCATCCCCAGGGAATTGCCAGGTATCTCGAAAATTACAGTGCAAATCATTGATGATGGCTCTACTGACAAAACCGCCGAGATTGCCCGGCGCTACTGTGCAAAACTCATTCAGCACAAGCGAAATCGCGGACTTGGCCATGCCTTCAAAACCGGCGTGGAAGCAGCCATATCCAGCGGGTGCGATATTTTTGTGAATACAGACGGCGACAATCAATACCCCGCTGCCTATATTCCCGACCTTATCCAGCCAATTCTCGATTCCCGGGCCGATATTGTCATAGGCAACCGGAAACCGTGGGCGCTCCAACATTTCAGCTTTATAAAACGTTTTTTCCAAAGGGTGGGAAATTTTCTTGTCAACCAACTGATTGACACACCCATTCCCGATACGATTTCGGGTTTTCGCGCTTACTCAGCCTATGCGTTAATGCGGCTGCAACCGACAATTGGCTTTTCATACACGCTCGATACGCTTGTGCAGGCAGCCAGAAAGGGATTACAAATTTTGTCGGTGCCGATCAACGTCAACGTGCCAACGCGGTCGTCTCGTTTATATAAAAATATTTTTCAGTATATTTTCCGCTCCAGTCATAATATTCTGTGGGTCTATATTGTGCATGAGCCGTTTAAAACCTTTAATACAGCCGCCTTGTTTTTTCTGGCTCCAGCTGCTTATCTTTTGGTGCGCTTTTTATCATTTTATTTTCACGGACAAGGCGGCCATATCCAGTCCCTGATTATCTCAGCCATCGGATTTTCGTTGGCTGGTATTCTCTTTAGCCTGGGGGTGATTGCCAAATTGGTAAGCTATAACCGCAATTTTGTGGAAGAGTTATTATTCCAAGAAAAAAAACGTAGATGGGAGGCAGCTCGCTCAGATCGTGGATAA
- a CDS encoding NAD(P)/FAD-dependent oxidoreductase, producing MKTFLILGAGTGGTMVANKMAHELDPSEWRIIIVDKYETHYYQPGFLFIPFGIYSPSDVVKPKRDFIPHNVEFILSDIEIIEPDQNRVKLTKENRVINYDYLVVSTGTQTHPEETEGMIEDGWYEDKFDFYTIEGATALSRFLKFWKGGRMVLNITEMPIKCPVAPLEFLFLADWFFHERGIRDDVEIVFATPLDGAFTKPRASSVLGDMLEQKGIILEPDFNIGAVDNEKKVIRSWDEREINYDLLITIPTNMGSEVIERSGMGDELNYIPIDKHTLQSDKWENIWVIGDAGNAPTSKAGSVAHFMLDVMIENILRHMEGLQPLPKFDGHANCYIESGFEKGILIDFNYDVEPLPGKFPLPGFGPFSLLKESAANHWGKMAFRWIYWNILLKGGEMPFESQMTMAGKWA from the coding sequence ATGAAGACTTTCTTAATTCTCGGGGCTGGCACCGGTGGCACAATGGTCGCCAACAAAATGGCCCACGAGCTTGACCCTTCCGAATGGCGCATCATCATTGTCGATAAATATGAGACCCACTACTATCAGCCCGGGTTCTTGTTTATCCCTTTCGGCATTTACAGCCCTAGTGATGTTGTCAAACCCAAACGGGATTTCATCCCCCATAATGTCGAATTCATTCTATCGGATATCGAGATTATTGAACCCGACCAAAATCGCGTCAAACTGACCAAAGAAAACCGAGTGATCAACTACGATTATTTGGTTGTCTCCACCGGAACGCAGACTCATCCTGAAGAAACCGAAGGCATGATTGAGGATGGTTGGTACGAAGATAAATTCGATTTTTATACAATCGAAGGCGCTACCGCATTGAGCCGCTTCCTGAAATTCTGGAAGGGCGGGCGTATGGTATTGAATATCACCGAGATGCCCATCAAATGCCCGGTCGCTCCACTTGAGTTTTTATTCCTTGCCGATTGGTTTTTCCACGAGCGCGGCATTCGCGACGATGTTGAAATCGTATTTGCTACCCCGCTCGATGGCGCTTTCACCAAACCGCGCGCTTCATCTGTTCTGGGCGATATGCTGGAGCAAAAAGGTATCATCCTGGAGCCGGATTTCAATATCGGAGCCGTGGACAACGAGAAAAAAGTCATCCGTTCATGGGATGAGCGCGAGATCAATTACGACTTGCTTATCACGATTCCAACCAATATGGGGTCTGAGGTCATCGAACGCTCTGGCATGGGCGACGAACTTAACTACATTCCGATTGACAAACACACACTGCAATCGGACAAATGGGAAAATATCTGGGTAATTGGCGATGCCGGAAACGCTCCCACCTCCAAAGCCGGATCGGTGGCGCACTTTATGCTGGATGTAATGATTGAGAATATCTTACGTCACATGGAAGGGTTGCAACCGCTGCCAAAATTTGACGGGCATGCCAACTGCTATATTGAATCGGGTTTTGAAAAAGGCATCTTGATTGATTTCAATTACGATGTCGAACCGCTGCCCGGCAAGTTCCCGCTGCCCGGATTTGGGCCATTCTCATTACTTAAGGAATCGGCTGCTAATCACTGGGGCAAGATGGCCTTCCGCTGGATTTACTGGAATATCTTGCTCAAAGGCGGCGAAATGCCCTTTGAATCCCAGATGACGATGGCCGGTAAGTGGGCCTAA
- a CDS encoding CoB--CoM heterodisulfide reductase iron-sulfur subunit A family protein: METTLNTLQVDALVMGGGIAGMQSALDLADQGYQVALVEKEASIGGKMIALSKVFPTLDCCSCITTPKMSAVAHHENIQLFTYCEVQAVEENGDGFTTTILQKPRYLDADACTGCRMCEYACPIDLRNPFDLNMGATRAVRVPFSTAVPQIAVLDMENCILCGKCEKACPVGCIDFGQQPETFELQTDSIILATGFETTPRDAKKEYGAGELHNVIDGLMMERLLAPTGPYGRILRPGDGKEPDSIAYVQCAGSRDQTLGVEYCSRVCCMYAIKQAMLISGSLPLADITIYYMDIRAFGKGYEQFYQNAKAMGVEFIRGKVAQITQDEHQNPVVKLEAIDNGSKIVERTHDMIVLSVGMLPSYDTVPIYRIPAGDDGFVYVPEPNSAPCVTDREGIFVTGAAAGPMDIVDSIVMAGAAAMESAAYMAEKREQVQIHTLRSAPDTGAQAEETEMEVAHV; the protein is encoded by the coding sequence ATGGAGACTACCTTGAACACTCTTCAAGTTGACGCTCTGGTGATGGGCGGCGGCATCGCGGGGATGCAATCTGCGTTAGACCTTGCAGATCAAGGCTACCAAGTTGCGCTGGTGGAGAAAGAAGCCAGCATCGGCGGAAAGATGATTGCCCTCAGCAAGGTTTTTCCCACGCTGGATTGCTGTAGCTGCATCACAACCCCAAAAATGTCGGCCGTAGCCCACCACGAAAATATCCAACTTTTCACTTATTGCGAGGTGCAGGCGGTTGAAGAAAATGGTGATGGCTTTACGACCACCATTTTGCAAAAACCACGCTACCTCGACGCAGATGCTTGCACAGGTTGTCGAATGTGCGAATATGCCTGCCCGATTGACCTTCGCAACCCCTTTGACCTAAATATGGGCGCAACCCGCGCCGTGCGCGTCCCCTTTTCGACAGCCGTGCCGCAAATCGCTGTTTTGGATATGGAAAACTGCATCCTCTGCGGCAAATGCGAAAAAGCCTGCCCGGTTGGTTGTATTGACTTTGGCCAGCAGCCCGAAACTTTCGAGTTGCAAACAGATTCGATTATTCTGGCAACGGGGTTTGAGACCACGCCGCGCGATGCCAAAAAAGAATATGGCGCGGGCGAACTGCATAACGTAATTGATGGGCTGATGATGGAACGTCTGCTGGCTCCAACGGGACCTTATGGACGCATCCTGCGCCCAGGCGATGGCAAAGAGCCCGACTCGATAGCCTATGTGCAGTGTGCTGGCTCCCGTGACCAAACATTGGGTGTGGAGTATTGCTCCCGCGTGTGCTGCATGTACGCGATCAAACAAGCAATGCTCATCTCTGGCTCTTTACCGCTTGCCGACATCACCATTTATTACATGGACATCCGCGCTTTTGGCAAGGGTTATGAGCAGTTCTATCAGAATGCCAAAGCAATGGGCGTGGAATTTATACGCGGCAAAGTGGCGCAAATCACACAAGATGAACATCAAAACCCGGTTGTAAAATTGGAAGCTATTGACAACGGTTCGAAAATCGTTGAGCGGACACACGATATGATCGTTCTTTCGGTGGGGATGTTACCGAGCTACGACACTGTGCCTATTTACCGAATCCCGGCTGGGGATGATGGCTTTGTCTATGTGCCAGAGCCAAATTCCGCCCCTTGCGTGACCGATCGCGAAGGAATCTTCGTAACCGGCGCAGCGGCGGGACCGATGGATATCGTAGACAGCATTGTTATGGCGGGGGCAGCGGCAATGGAATCGGCAGCGTATATGGCTGAAAAACGGGAGCAAGTCCAAATCCATACCTTACGCTCCGCTCCAGACACAGGCGCGCAAGCCGAAGAAACAGAAATGGAGGTGGCGCATGTCTGA
- a CDS encoding YeeE/YedE family protein, with protein MTTAVISGLIVGIIFGFVMQRGRFCMNSAIRDTALLQDYTLLKSVGIAILVEMVGFAIMDAAGLITINPKPLFWGANLVGSFIFGIGMVIAGGCASGITYRVGEGMMGALAAVIGLATTGTLTAMGFLKPIKDSLQTSTIVKTADDANLTLANILGVPYWILALIIALLAGAIWYLMARKNGADDLAVNKSVSFFKRPWNWLTTGIAIGIVGIISFPVSAAAGRNYPLGITAGWIQWVKVVILRVEDQAVNWIAAMVLGIVIGAFIAALIAGEFKFRFPKPAMIGQAFLGGLIMGFGAVTSGGCNVTHILSGIPQLSIGSFVAAIAIALGAWLTAYLIFVKPQNN; from the coding sequence ATGACTACTGCCGTAATATCTGGTCTGATCGTAGGGATCATCTTTGGCTTCGTTATGCAACGGGGCCGCTTCTGTATGAATTCTGCAATTCGAGATACTGCCTTACTGCAAGATTACACTTTACTCAAATCAGTCGGTATCGCCATCCTGGTTGAAATGGTAGGCTTTGCCATTATGGACGCTGCCGGGCTGATAACTATCAACCCCAAGCCCTTGTTTTGGGGAGCAAACCTGGTGGGAAGTTTCATCTTTGGCATCGGCATGGTCATCGCTGGCGGTTGCGCCAGCGGCATCACCTACCGGGTGGGTGAAGGCATGATGGGTGCGCTGGCCGCCGTCATCGGTCTGGCTACAACCGGAACCCTGACCGCAATGGGATTTTTGAAGCCAATCAAAGATTCTTTGCAAACCAGCACCATCGTAAAGACAGCAGATGATGCAAATTTGACCCTGGCGAATATTCTCGGCGTGCCCTATTGGATTTTAGCTTTGATCATCGCCCTGCTGGCAGGGGCGATTTGGTATCTGATGGCCCGCAAAAATGGGGCTGATGATCTGGCTGTCAACAAATCAGTGTCTTTTTTCAAGAGGCCTTGGAACTGGCTGACTACCGGAATTGCAATTGGCATCGTGGGCATCATTTCTTTCCCTGTATCCGCTGCTGCCGGCCGCAATTATCCCCTAGGCATCACCGCAGGCTGGATCCAATGGGTCAAGGTGGTCATCCTAAGAGTCGAAGACCAGGCCGTCAACTGGATTGCCGCAATGGTCTTGGGGATCGTCATTGGCGCTTTCATCGCCGCCTTGATCGCGGGCGAATTCAAGTTCCGCTTCCCCAAACCGGCCATGATCGGCCAGGCCTTCTTAGGCGGTCTGATTATGGGCTTCGGAGCCGTCACATCGGGCGGTTGCAATGTCACCCATATCTTGAGTGGCATTCCCCAGCTTTCCATTGGGTCTTTTGTAGCCGCGATCGCGATTGCATTAGGTGCCTGGCTTACTGCCTACCTGATTTTTGTGAAACCGCAAAACAATTAG
- a CDS encoding winged helix-turn-helix transcriptional regulator — protein MSSLRAEINRLHAQICNGLADPNRILILYTLHEKPHNVGELGEVLNIPQPTVSRHLKVLRERQMVLAQREGQAVYYSLSDQRIIEALDLLRAVLASRLQDQSELAESV, from the coding sequence ATGTCATCTTTACGAGCAGAAATCAATCGTTTACATGCCCAAATCTGTAACGGGCTTGCGGACCCGAACCGAATTCTGATTTTATACACCCTTCACGAAAAACCGCACAATGTTGGCGAGCTTGGCGAGGTACTCAATATCCCCCAACCCACGGTGTCGCGCCATCTAAAGGTGTTACGCGAGCGTCAAATGGTATTAGCACAGCGTGAAGGACAAGCCGTTTATTATTCGCTTAGCGATCAACGAATTATCGAAGCCCTGGACTTACTACGCGCTGTACTCGCCAGCCGCTTGCAAGACCAGAGTGAACTTGCAGAATCCGTTTAG